The following proteins are co-located in the Sulfurovum sp. TSL6 genome:
- a CDS encoding peroxiredoxin, with the protein MLVTKKAPDFTATAVLADGQIVEDFNLMNNLGEKGAVLFFYPLDFTFVCPSEIIAFSHRAKEFTDRGINVIGVSVDSQFSHFAWRETPVENGGIGRINFPLVADLSKQISRDYDVLLDEAVALRGSFLIDADGTVRHAVINDLPLGRNIDEMIRMVDTMLFTNEHGEVCPAGWVKGDEGMKADTEGVAEYLAKHEKDL; encoded by the coding sequence ATGTTAGTAACTAAAAAAGCTCCAGATTTTACAGCAACAGCTGTACTCGCAGACGGTCAAATCGTAGAGGATTTCAATTTGATGAACAACCTTGGTGAAAAAGGTGCAGTTCTTTTCTTCTATCCACTTGACTTTACATTTGTATGTCCATCAGAAATTATTGCATTCTCTCACAGAGCAAAAGAATTTACTGATAGAGGCATCAATGTTATAGGTGTGTCTGTAGATAGCCAATTCTCTCACTTTGCATGGAGAGAAACTCCGGTAGAAAATGGTGGTATTGGTAGAATTAATTTCCCATTGGTTGCTGACCTTTCTAAACAAATCTCAAGAGACTATGATGTTCTTCTTGACGAAGCAGTAGCACTTAGAGGTTCATTCCTTATTGATGCTGACGGTACGGTAAGACACGCAGTGATCAACGATCTTCCACTTGGTAGAAACATCGATGAGATGATCAGAATGGTAGATACTATGTTGTTTACTAACGAGCATGGTGAAGTATGTCCTGCTGGTTGGGTAAAAGGTGACGAAGGTATGAAAGCAGATACTGAAGGTGTTGCTGAATATCTTGCAAAACACGAAAAAGATCTATAG
- the rseP gene encoding RIP metalloprotease RseP, producing MGIIVALLVLSVLIFFHELGHFTAARFFGVQVDVFSIGFGKKLYSKMIGKTQWSLSAIPLGGYVKMKGQDDTDPTAVSYDEDSYNVKKPWQRIIILLAGPFANFLLAFLLYFAIANIGVPKLLPYVGEVGKDTPAFSAGLTKEDKIIQVNGNNIRFWEDIGENINGDKGDVTLIVEHEKRLITLQLTPKVIEDQNIFGEKISRRIIGISPLGKQTTVYFGLIDGLGYAWDETKKASLLIVESVQKLITGVVGTDKLGGIITIVDVTAEASSAGILALFFFTALISVNLGVLNLLPIPALDGGHIMFNLYEMITGKTASEQVMTYITLVGWAILISLMMLGLYNDINRLWG from the coding sequence ATGGGCATTATAGTCGCACTTTTAGTCTTGTCGGTACTGATCTTTTTTCATGAACTTGGGCATTTTACCGCAGCACGTTTTTTTGGCGTACAGGTAGATGTCTTTAGCATAGGTTTTGGAAAAAAACTGTACTCCAAAATGATAGGAAAAACGCAATGGAGTCTCTCTGCTATACCTCTTGGCGGGTATGTCAAAATGAAAGGGCAGGATGACACTGACCCTACGGCGGTCTCTTATGATGAAGATTCATATAATGTGAAAAAACCATGGCAGCGTATCATCATTTTATTGGCTGGACCTTTTGCCAACTTTTTACTGGCTTTTCTCCTTTATTTTGCTATTGCGAACATTGGTGTTCCGAAGCTCTTACCTTATGTCGGGGAAGTAGGAAAAGATACACCTGCATTTAGTGCAGGTTTAACCAAAGAAGACAAGATCATTCAAGTCAATGGCAACAATATCCGTTTCTGGGAAGATATCGGTGAAAACATTAACGGTGATAAAGGTGATGTCACACTTATCGTAGAGCATGAAAAACGACTGATCACGCTGCAACTTACACCAAAGGTCATAGAGGACCAAAATATCTTTGGAGAAAAGATCAGCAGACGTATTATTGGGATCAGTCCATTGGGAAAACAAACGACGGTCTACTTTGGGTTGATAGATGGATTAGGTTATGCATGGGATGAGACAAAAAAAGCTTCTTTGCTCATCGTAGAGAGTGTACAAAAACTCATTACTGGTGTAGTAGGTACAGACAAACTGGGAGGTATTATCACCATTGTAGATGTCACTGCTGAAGCAAGTTCTGCTGGTATACTGGCTCTTTTCTTTTTTACAGCGCTCATTTCAGTGAACTTGGGAGTACTGAACCTTCTTCCTATACCTGCTCTGGATGGTGGACATATTATGTTTAACCTCTATGAGATGATTACGGGTAAAACTGCGAGTGAGCAGGTTATGACCTACATCACATTGGTAGGTTGGGCTATACTCATCTCTCTGATGATGTTAGGATTGTATAATGATATCAATAGACTTTGGGGATGA
- the pgsA gene encoding CDP-diacylglycerol--glycerol-3-phosphate 3-phosphatidyltransferase produces the protein MSDSQIFNIPNILAFIRLLLAPVMFLFLVNQDASIFQNIHPSWLNYFAAFIFVVASATDFFDGYVARTFNQITTLGKILDPLADKMLTLAGFLGLMMLGSASPWAIFLILTRELFITGLRVSAVSQGLDISASWMGKVKTVAQMVAIGFLLMQWPGAELLLWTAVALTLYSGYEYVRDFFKHTSTH, from the coding sequence ATGTCAGACTCACAAATATTTAACATCCCAAATATCTTAGCATTTATCCGTCTTCTTCTTGCTCCTGTGATGTTTCTTTTCCTAGTCAACCAGGATGCATCTATTTTTCAAAATATACATCCCTCATGGCTCAACTACTTTGCCGCCTTTATCTTTGTAGTTGCTTCAGCTACAGACTTTTTTGATGGCTATGTCGCACGTACCTTTAACCAGATCACAACCTTAGGAAAGATCCTCGACCCACTAGCAGACAAAATGCTTACTTTAGCAGGTTTTTTAGGATTGATGATGCTTGGATCTGCCTCACCTTGGGCTATCTTTCTTATACTTACCCGAGAACTGTTCATCACTGGACTAAGAGTTTCTGCTGTCAGTCAGGGTCTTGACATATCCGCATCATGGATGGGTAAAGTAAAAACAGTAGCACAGATGGTCGCTATAGGTTTTTTACTGATGCAGTGGCCGGGTGCTGAACTTCTTTTATGGACTGCTGTAGCATTAACTCTCTACTCTGGCTATGAATATGTCAGAGATTTCTTTAAACATACTTCTACACATTAA
- the dapA gene encoding 4-hydroxy-tetrahydrodipicolinate synthase — MSKYITGATTALITPFKNGTLDEATFATLIKRQIAHGIDAVCPVGTTGESATLSHDEHKRCIEIAVEVCKGTETKVLAGAGSNATHEAIDIAKHAEECGADAIFSVSPYYNKPSQEGLYQHYKAIASAVKVPFMLYNVPGRTGVDILPDTVKRLYDDVENIMGIKEATGSIERTVELLAKVPDLYVFSGDDAIDFPILASGGKGITSVTSNLLPDMKAELAHAALKGDFVKSKAINDKLFEINKVLFCESNPIPIKAAMYIAGLIDTLEYRLPLVPPSSKNMKKIEEVMKKYNIVGA; from the coding sequence ATGAGTAAATATATTACTGGTGCAACCACTGCACTGATTACTCCATTTAAAAATGGTACATTGGATGAAGCAACCTTTGCGACACTTATCAAAAGACAAATTGCACATGGTATAGATGCGGTATGTCCTGTAGGAACTACAGGTGAGAGTGCGACTCTAAGTCATGATGAGCACAAAAGATGTATTGAGATAGCCGTTGAAGTATGTAAAGGTACGGAGACCAAAGTCCTCGCAGGTGCAGGTAGCAATGCTACACATGAAGCCATAGATATCGCTAAACATGCAGAAGAGTGTGGTGCTGATGCTATATTTTCTGTGAGTCCTTACTATAACAAACCAAGTCAGGAAGGACTTTATCAACACTACAAAGCCATCGCTTCTGCTGTAAAAGTACCTTTCATGCTTTATAATGTACCGGGACGTACAGGTGTAGATATCTTGCCGGACACAGTAAAAAGACTCTATGATGATGTAGAGAACATTATGGGTATTAAAGAAGCGACAGGTTCTATAGAAAGAACGGTTGAACTTTTGGCAAAAGTACCTGATCTCTATGTATTCTCAGGTGATGATGCTATCGATTTTCCTATTTTGGCAAGTGGAGGAAAAGGAATTACTTCTGTGACTTCAAACCTTTTGCCAGATATGAAAGCGGAGCTTGCTCATGCAGCGCTTAAAGGTGACTTTGTAAAATCTAAAGCCATCAATGATAAACTTTTTGAGATCAACAAAGTGCTTTTCTGTGAAAGCAACCCTATTCCTATCAAAGCTGCGATGTATATTGCAGGACTGATCGATACACTGGAATACAGATTGCCACTTGTACCGCCAAGTAGTAAGAATATGAAAAAAATCGAAGAAGTTATGAAAAAATACAATATAGTAGGAGCGTAA
- a CDS encoding menaquinone biosynthesis decarboxylase has translation MQDVVQWLKDNGNLKIIDEPLDVELEIPHVAYVEVKTEDSRPILFTNPVNKAKGIEYDMPVLMNIFANKDLTEKIFGKHPDDVAEGIDTLLKLKPPKGLKAKLAMLPKLFSLKNVFPKRLNFKGECQEVIIPKDEVDLDILPILKTWEEDGGPFITMGQVYTQSLDGEMQNLGMYRLQQYDKNRLGMHWQIHKDASHFFDQYQKAGKKMPVTVAIGGDPLYIWCGQAPMPHGMFEMLLYGFVRNKNAQLVKSITNDIYIPRDVDVVIEGFVDPELMEIEGPFGDHTGYYTLKEPFPVMDVETITMKKHPVFQATVVGKPPLEDKYMGWATERIFLPMLKPMAPDLIDYNMPENGVFHNLILAKMKTLYKGHAQQFMHAFWGVGQMSFVKHAIFVGEDAPELEESQALAVHILNRLDQSKILITQGIVDHLDHSSSEQFVGGKLGVDATGDEVEEGVEVLLSDEALLVKMQEISSTVVGLKQYMTETKTPICVMSVEKKKSQLKLIKKFQDLKQHIKLLVIVDHENNDLDDAYMLIWRVVNNIDAGRDVMLKPFIAIDATNKSEVDGYEREWPGDTFCTKEVLDRLQEKGLIDIDEAFIKKFGLLPFL, from the coding sequence ATGCAAGACGTAGTACAATGGCTTAAAGATAATGGTAATTTAAAGATCATAGATGAACCGCTTGATGTGGAACTTGAGATCCCTCATGTAGCCTATGTAGAAGTCAAGACAGAGGACTCTCGTCCTATCCTTTTTACAAATCCTGTGAACAAGGCCAAAGGTATAGAGTATGATATGCCTGTACTGATGAATATCTTTGCCAACAAAGATCTGACTGAAAAGATCTTCGGCAAACATCCTGATGATGTTGCAGAGGGGATCGATACACTTCTTAAGCTCAAACCACCTAAAGGATTAAAAGCAAAGCTGGCAATGCTGCCTAAACTTTTTTCACTTAAAAATGTTTTTCCCAAACGTTTAAATTTTAAAGGAGAGTGCCAAGAGGTCATCATCCCTAAAGATGAGGTAGACTTAGATATCTTACCTATACTTAAGACATGGGAAGAGGATGGTGGTCCTTTTATCACGATGGGACAGGTCTATACACAAAGTCTTGACGGTGAGATGCAAAATCTCGGGATGTACCGACTGCAACAGTATGACAAAAACAGACTGGGGATGCACTGGCAGATACACAAAGATGCTTCCCATTTCTTTGACCAGTATCAAAAAGCAGGGAAAAAGATGCCTGTGACCGTGGCTATTGGTGGTGACCCTCTTTATATTTGGTGTGGACAGGCACCTATGCCTCATGGTATGTTCGAAATGTTACTCTATGGTTTTGTACGCAATAAAAATGCACAGCTGGTGAAGTCGATCACCAATGACATTTATATCCCTCGTGATGTCGATGTCGTCATAGAAGGTTTTGTGGACCCTGAACTGATGGAGATAGAAGGACCTTTTGGTGACCATACAGGCTACTATACGCTGAAAGAACCTTTCCCTGTAATGGATGTAGAGACGATCACGATGAAAAAACATCCGGTATTTCAGGCAACAGTGGTAGGAAAACCGCCGTTGGAAGACAAATATATGGGCTGGGCAACAGAACGTATCTTCCTGCCGATGCTTAAACCCATGGCTCCAGACCTCATAGACTACAATATGCCTGAAAATGGAGTGTTTCATAACCTCATACTGGCAAAGATGAAAACACTCTATAAAGGGCATGCACAGCAGTTCATGCATGCATTTTGGGGTGTGGGTCAGATGAGTTTTGTGAAACATGCCATTTTTGTAGGAGAAGATGCACCCGAACTTGAAGAGAGTCAAGCATTGGCCGTACATATACTCAATCGACTCGATCAGAGTAAGATCCTCATTACACAGGGTATCGTGGATCACCTTGATCACTCTTCATCTGAACAATTTGTCGGTGGAAAACTGGGTGTGGATGCGACAGGAGATGAGGTAGAGGAGGGTGTAGAAGTACTACTTTCAGATGAAGCATTACTGGTGAAGATGCAAGAGATAAGCAGTACGGTTGTAGGACTTAAACAATACATGACAGAGACTAAAACACCTATCTGTGTGATGAGCGTAGAGAAGAAAAAGTCTCAACTCAAGCTCATTAAAAAATTTCAAGATTTAAAACAGCATATCAAGTTGCTTGTGATTGTTGACCATGAAAATAATGACTTGGATGATGCCTATATGCTTATATGGCGTGTAGTGAACAATATTGATGCAGGAAGAGATGTCATGCTTAAACCGTTCATAGCAATCGATGCAACCAATAAAAGCGAAGTAGACGGCTATGAAAGAGAATGGCCCGGAGATACTTTCTGTACGAAAGAGGTACTTGACAGGCTTCAGGAAAAAGGACTTATTGATATAGATGAGGCTTTTATTAAAAAATTTGGATTGCTTCCTTTTTTATAG
- a CDS encoding YggS family pyridoxal phosphate-dependent enzyme, with amino-acid sequence MILDKEHLRANLDEVIWNIEQARITVSEHHIVKLVTVAKYTELENIATLYELGQRAFGENQVQQLKERMHALEDLPLEWHMIGSLQKNKINNLIDLRPTLMQSLDSIELATELNKKLLAKETKMHCLLQINAANEATKSGVNPEDAVDIYQTIKETCPQINLKGVMTIGAHSEDTKLIQQSFETTYSVYEKLGKEGASICSMGMSGDYELAIKCGSNLVRIGSALFK; translated from the coding sequence ATGATATTGGACAAAGAACACTTAAGAGCAAATCTGGATGAAGTGATCTGGAACATAGAACAGGCACGTATAACAGTGAGTGAGCACCACATTGTAAAACTTGTCACTGTAGCAAAATATACGGAACTGGAGAATATTGCTACCCTCTATGAGCTGGGACAAAGAGCCTTTGGTGAGAATCAGGTGCAACAGCTTAAAGAACGTATGCATGCTCTCGAGGACCTTCCACTTGAGTGGCATATGATCGGTTCACTCCAAAAAAACAAGATCAATAATCTCATAGACTTGCGTCCTACACTTATGCAATCTCTTGACAGTATAGAATTGGCAACAGAACTTAACAAAAAACTCTTGGCAAAAGAGACAAAGATGCATTGCCTGCTTCAGATCAATGCAGCCAATGAAGCCACAAAGTCAGGTGTGAACCCTGAAGATGCTGTGGACATTTACCAAACGATCAAAGAAACCTGTCCTCAGATCAATCTCAAAGGTGTGATGACCATAGGTGCACACAGCGAAGATACGAAACTGATACAACAAAGTTTTGAAACCACATACAGTGTTTATGAGAAACTGGGAAAAGAGGGTGCGAGTATCTGTTCTATGGGTATGAGCGGTGATTATGAATTGGCTATAAAGTGTGGGTCTAATTTGGTTAGGATCGGATCAGCACTGTTTAAATAA
- a CDS encoding quinone-dependent dihydroorotate dehydrogenase has product MSLFSYQNLKKILFKLDPETAHTVAGLGLRAIAHSPSLLRFVKNQNFITHPMLQQEFFGRTFQNPVGLGAGFDKNGQYITAMPTMGFGFTEIGTVTPRPQDGNAKPRLFRLIEDNSIQNAMGFNNKGSHYMLQRLKKLYFFDYPIGINIGKNKLTSEDDALDDYETLFKAFKDYGDYIVINISSPNTPGLRDLQNEAFINAIFKMAKEITTQPVLLKIAPDMEPEDAIVLCKTAVEAGAAGIIATNTTIDYSLTPHAKDFGGISGALLTEKSYQLFKAIGKELYGKTLLISVGGIDSAEEAYKRIKAGASLVQVYSMLVYRGPALIKEINEGLIKLLQKDGYKHISEAIGADYK; this is encoded by the coding sequence TTGTCACTTTTTTCTTACCAAAACCTCAAAAAAATACTTTTTAAACTTGATCCGGAAACCGCACATACTGTTGCTGGTCTTGGACTCAGAGCTATTGCCCATTCTCCTTCACTTCTACGTTTTGTGAAAAACCAAAACTTTATTACCCATCCTATGCTCCAACAGGAGTTCTTTGGACGTACATTTCAGAATCCTGTAGGTTTGGGGGCAGGTTTTGACAAAAACGGCCAATACATCACAGCCATGCCCACGATGGGATTTGGATTTACTGAGATAGGTACAGTCACACCACGTCCTCAAGATGGTAATGCAAAACCAAGACTCTTTAGACTTATTGAAGACAACTCCATACAAAATGCCATGGGCTTTAACAACAAAGGCAGCCACTACATGCTGCAGCGTCTTAAAAAACTCTACTTTTTTGACTATCCTATAGGCATAAACATCGGGAAGAATAAACTCACATCTGAAGATGATGCCTTAGATGACTATGAAACACTATTTAAAGCATTTAAAGATTATGGTGACTACATTGTGATCAATATCTCTTCTCCAAATACGCCGGGTCTGAGAGATCTGCAAAATGAAGCATTTATCAATGCTATCTTTAAAATGGCCAAAGAGATCACTACTCAGCCTGTACTGCTTAAAATTGCTCCGGACATGGAACCCGAAGATGCTATTGTTCTTTGTAAAACAGCGGTAGAAGCAGGTGCTGCAGGGATCATCGCTACCAATACAACCATAGATTACTCTTTAACACCGCATGCCAAAGACTTCGGCGGTATTTCAGGTGCATTGCTTACAGAAAAGTCGTACCAGCTCTTCAAGGCCATAGGAAAAGAACTCTATGGCAAAACCCTGCTCATCTCTGTAGGGGGTATAGACTCTGCAGAAGAGGCTTACAAACGTATCAAAGCCGGTGCCTCTTTGGTACAGGTTTACAGTATGCTTGTCTACAGAGGTCCGGCATTGATCAAAGAGATCAATGAAGGTTTAATTAAACTCTTACAAAAAGATGGTTATAAACATATCAGCGAAGCCATCGGAGCAGATTACAAATGA
- a CDS encoding enoyl-ACP reductase, whose translation MSEMKGKTLVITGATKGIGKAVAEKFAQNGVNIAFTYNSNKEVADEIAKDLESKYGVKARAYPLNILELDEFKPLFESIDKDFDRVDFFVSNAMIYGRPVVGGYGKFMKLRPAKGLTNIYTATVGAFVRGSQEAAVRMEKVGGGAIVTLSSTGNLIYIENYAGHGTNKAAVEAMSRYAAVELGEMGIRVNAVSGGPIDTDALKAFTNYEEVKAETIKRSAVNRMGSPEDLAGSVYFLCTDEASWITGQTLVVDGGTTFR comes from the coding sequence ATGTCAGAAATGAAAGGTAAAACACTTGTCATCACAGGTGCAACCAAAGGTATCGGTAAAGCCGTAGCCGAAAAATTTGCTCAAAACGGTGTAAATATCGCATTTACTTACAACTCTAATAAAGAAGTTGCCGATGAGATCGCTAAAGATCTAGAGAGTAAATACGGTGTTAAGGCAAGAGCATACCCTCTGAACATATTAGAGCTTGATGAGTTCAAGCCTCTCTTTGAATCGATCGATAAGGACTTTGACAGAGTAGATTTCTTTGTCTCTAATGCTATGATCTACGGCCGTCCAGTCGTAGGTGGTTATGGTAAATTTATGAAACTCAGACCTGCAAAAGGTTTAACGAACATTTATACTGCAACGGTAGGAGCATTTGTACGTGGTTCACAAGAAGCCGCTGTACGTATGGAAAAAGTAGGTGGTGGTGCCATCGTAACACTGAGTTCAACCGGTAATCTTATTTACATTGAAAACTATGCAGGTCATGGTACAAATAAAGCAGCGGTTGAAGCTATGAGTCGTTATGCTGCTGTTGAACTGGGAGAAATGGGTATCAGAGTCAATGCTGTATCTGGTGGACCTATCGATACAGATGCCCTTAAAGCATTTACAAACTATGAAGAGGTCAAAGCGGAAACCATTAAACGTTCAGCAGTGAACAGAATGGGAAGTCCTGAAGACCTTGCCGGTTCTGTCTATTTCCTCTGTACAGATGAAGCATCATGGATCACAGGTCAAACCTTGGTTGTTGATGGTGGAACTACATTCCGTTAG
- a CDS encoding Fur family transcriptional regulator — protein MTDYATLLKNSGLKATFQRMNILEKIEAYGHMSIDTIYAEVIKAHPSLSLATVYKNIILMVEKGVLVEVPITGKKSKYELLKEDHIHLVCTECGEVEDKPQHTVADELFTSITKQENFTISKQQINLYGVCSHCREAVA, from the coding sequence ATGACAGATTATGCAACTCTACTGAAAAACAGTGGATTAAAAGCTACATTTCAACGTATGAATATATTGGAAAAGATAGAAGCGTATGGACATATGTCTATAGACACTATCTATGCAGAGGTCATTAAAGCACATCCATCTCTTTCGCTTGCAACAGTGTATAAAAATATTATTTTAATGGTAGAGAAGGGTGTACTTGTAGAAGTGCCTATCACAGGTAAAAAGTCCAAATATGAGCTTTTAAAAGAGGATCATATCCATTTGGTCTGTACGGAGTGTGGAGAGGTGGAAGATAAGCCACAGCATACTGTTGCGGATGAACTGTTCACTTCCATCACCAAGCAAGAGAACTTTACGATCAGTAAACAACAGATCAATCTTTATGGTGTATGTAGTCACTGTAGAGAAGCAGTAGCTTAA
- a CDS encoding pitrilysin family protein encodes MANSLPEHFTKTLDNGMQIVVIPMDNNSGVITTDIYYKVGSRNEVMGKSGMAHMLEHLSFKSTDKLEEGEFDTIVKSRGGVNNAATGFDKTHYYIKTASKNLGLSLDLFSELMHNLKLTDEEFQKERDVVAEERRLRTDNNPMGYLYFRVFNTHFTYHPYHWLPIGFMQDILSWKIEDIRDFYQRYYQPNNAILVVAGDITPEEVFKESEKYFGHIQNKHTIPKVTAVEPKVDGAKRAVLHKESNQVDTLAITYSIPNYEHDDQVVLSAISHILSSGKSSRFEKTLVNEKQLANQVYGYNMELADPGVFLIMAMCSPHASLDTLEKEILAELEKIKNGDVTQAELDKVKINTKAEFIYSLESSNSVAGLYGDYYVKGNIQPLLEYEEKLDKITLKDISDAAKKYFDHNFSTTVILKKN; translated from the coding sequence ATGGCCAATTCATTGCCAGAACATTTTACAAAAACACTAGACAACGGGATGCAGATCGTTGTCATCCCTATGGATAACAATTCAGGTGTTATCACTACAGATATCTACTACAAAGTAGGAAGCAGAAACGAAGTCATGGGGAAAAGCGGTATGGCCCATATGCTTGAGCATCTCTCTTTCAAATCTACCGATAAACTCGAAGAGGGTGAATTTGACACGATCGTGAAAAGCCGTGGTGGTGTCAATAACGCAGCCACCGGTTTTGACAAAACACACTATTATATTAAAACAGCCAGCAAGAACCTGGGACTCAGTCTTGACTTATTTTCTGAGCTGATGCATAACCTCAAACTCACAGATGAAGAATTTCAAAAAGAGCGTGATGTTGTTGCAGAAGAGAGACGTTTAAGAACGGACAACAATCCTATGGGTTACCTCTACTTCAGGGTCTTTAACACACACTTTACCTACCATCCTTACCATTGGCTCCCAATCGGTTTTATGCAAGATATTCTCTCATGGAAGATAGAAGATATCAGAGACTTTTATCAACGTTATTATCAACCAAATAATGCCATTTTGGTCGTGGCCGGCGATATCACCCCGGAAGAAGTGTTTAAAGAATCTGAAAAATATTTTGGACACATACAAAATAAACATACGATTCCAAAGGTCACTGCTGTTGAACCTAAAGTGGATGGTGCCAAAAGAGCCGTACTGCATAAAGAGAGTAACCAGGTGGATACGCTGGCTATTACCTATTCTATTCCTAACTATGAGCATGATGACCAGGTAGTACTTTCTGCTATCAGCCATATACTCAGTTCCGGGAAAAGTTCGCGTTTTGAAAAAACCCTGGTGAATGAGAAGCAACTGGCAAACCAGGTCTATGGATACAATATGGAACTTGCAGACCCTGGTGTTTTCCTTATTATGGCGATGTGTTCACCTCATGCATCTCTGGATACTTTGGAAAAAGAGATACTTGCTGAACTTGAAAAGATCAAAAATGGTGATGTCACACAGGCAGAACTGGACAAGGTCAAGATCAACACAAAAGCAGAATTTATCTACTCTTTAGAGAGTTCAAATTCAGTGGCAGGACTCTATGGAGACTATTATGTCAAAGGAAATATCCAGCCTTTACTTGAATATGAAGAGAAATTAGATAAAATTACGCTCAAAGATATTAGCGATGCCGCTAAAAAGTATTTTGATCACAACTTTTCAACAACTGTGATCTTGAAAAAAAACTAG
- a CDS encoding OprD family porin, translating into MKWTKLSLVAALAVSSAVAGGDIAPVEPVVEAPVVEAAACNSKTTINSKAVLYSFTTDGYGDLDWYKGDSSALGAAVTLDVAHKITDNVTANVTAVGFTNLTSSFDNPDVWNMFEGEETAAYLNIANITAAYGDTTFVLGRQLLDTPMVQSFDWLLAPGSFEAYSVVNKSISNLTLVGSYIEAYRANGLGTDFAEADGDNWTVGAAYSDAFDASVWYYNIDHSDYTQLYADTGVEVSGIKLAAQYVETDYDAGDDSTAYGIKAETTLAGFDLAAAYVKVEDATAGYLDWDGLYTSMWMTATSNTVGDNWMVSAATEFSGISASVAYADYEYENIGTEGGSEFDLVLGYGVTDCISLDAAYTITDYGTGDDEQVMELIATYKF; encoded by the coding sequence ATGAAATGGACAAAATTAAGTTTAGTAGCAGCCTTAGCTGTTAGCTCGGCAGTTGCAGGTGGAGACATTGCTCCAGTAGAACCGGTAGTTGAAGCACCGGTAGTTGAAGCAGCAGCTTGTAACAGCAAAACAACGATCAATAGTAAAGCGGTACTTTACTCTTTTACAACAGATGGTTATGGTGATTTAGATTGGTATAAGGGAGATAGCAGTGCATTAGGTGCAGCTGTGACTTTAGATGTAGCTCATAAAATAACAGATAACGTAACTGCTAACGTTACTGCAGTAGGTTTTACTAACCTTACAAGTTCTTTTGACAATCCAGATGTTTGGAATATGTTCGAAGGTGAAGAGACAGCTGCTTACCTAAACATTGCTAACATCACTGCAGCTTACGGTGATACAACTTTCGTTCTTGGTCGTCAGCTTCTTGACACGCCAATGGTTCAAAGTTTTGATTGGTTATTGGCTCCAGGTTCATTCGAAGCTTATTCAGTAGTAAATAAATCTATCTCAAACCTTACTTTAGTTGGTTCATATATTGAAGCATATAGAGCGAACGGTTTAGGTACTGACTTTGCTGAAGCTGATGGTGATAACTGGACAGTAGGTGCTGCATATAGTGATGCATTTGATGCAAGTGTTTGGTACTATAATATAGATCATTCTGACTATACTCAACTATATGCTGATACAGGTGTAGAGGTATCTGGTATTAAACTTGCTGCGCAATATGTAGAGACTGATTATGATGCAGGTGATGACTCTACAGCATATGGTATTAAAGCAGAAACAACATTAGCAGGATTTGACCTTGCAGCGGCATATGTAAAGGTTGAGGATGCAACTGCAGGATATCTTGATTGGGATGGTCTTTACACAAGTATGTGGATGACTGCTACTTCTAACACAGTTGGTGATAACTGGATGGTTTCTGCAGCAACTGAGTTCAGCGGAATTTCTGCATCTGTTGCTTATGCAGACTATGAATATGAAAATATTGGTACAGAAGGTGGATCAGAATTTGACCTTGTCTTAGGATATGGTGTGACTGATTGTATCTCTCTAGATGCTGCCTATACTATTACTGATTATGGTACAGGTGATGATGAGCAAGTTATGGAGCTTATCGCAACTTACAAATTTTAA